From Triticum urartu cultivar G1812 chromosome 2, Tu2.1, whole genome shotgun sequence, a single genomic window includes:
- the LOC125539003 gene encoding DEAD-box ATP-dependent RNA helicase 13-like: protein MADAPEQPTPDPPTPPQEAIQMPKKNKKGRRKKPKKAAAAAAAPSSSGATMVEDPFLVLAGGKEGGFLELEEIDGADFGIFGSFVEDVGASEKKAWNDQKKKKKKKKRKRGDAKRLDGDVGGDGDGDGDCAGDLVAESEEEGEKGENKRKRKKRNKKKRKVKDNDSESKEDVADDNVEDMQDDIENMEQDNKEEVKLGEDELYAWLELRLHPLLIKAMHRLGFNEPTPIQKACIPAGAHQGKDVIGAAETGSGKTLAFGLPILQRLLEERDKTTRLHVEDEKVAEGSSTGGPLRALILTPTRELAKQVCDHLKEAAKFLGIHVVPIVGGLSMEKQERLLKKKPEIVVGTPGRLWELMSSGNQHLVELHSLSFFVLDEADRMIERGHFKEVQSIIEMLPLSNSSDEQTVKATSSCETVANLQIKKRQTFVFSATLALSANFRKKLKRGLSTSKASTADDLSSIEELSKQAGMKPNAEIVDLTNASILPEKLEESFIECSDDDKDANLYYILSVHGQGRTIVFCTSISALRHISSLLRTLGINVLTNHAQMQQRARMKAVDRFREGENSVLVATDGFARGMDFDNVRTVIHYQLPHSSDVYIHRSGRTARKSLTGCSIALISPADKAKFYSLCKSFSKENLQQFPVDQAYMPAIMNRLSLARQIDKISSKSSKENANKSWLQRNAESMGLILEASDSEEERVRGHKQRKATSAQLQKLQQDLNELLQHPLQPKTFSRRYLAGAGISPLLQKQLEELSKRNVNSNSSNDNNKGSRFVIIGQDRVEPLQALQDSGQEICVNMDKQREKRRLAENWRRKKHEEKKSTREQKRKDRRSAKERD from the exons ATGGCCGACGCACCGGAGCAGCCTACGCCAGACCCACCCACACCGCCGCAGGAGGCTATCCAAATGCCTAAGAAAAATAAGAAAGGCCGCAGGAAGAAGCCGAAgaaagccgccgccgccgctgccgccccctcctcctctggCGCCACCATGGTCGAGGATCCCTTCCTCGTCCTCGCCGGCGGCAAGGAAGGAG GGTTCCTGGAGCTGGAGGAGATCGACGGGGCCGACTTCGGGATCTTCGGGAGCTTCGTGGAGGACGTGGGAGCAAGTGAGAAGAAAGCGTGGAATgaccagaagaagaagaagaagaaaaagaaacgCAAGCGAGGGGATGCCAAGCGCTTGGATGGGGATGTAGGCGgcgatggtgatggtgatggcgATTGTGCAGGCGATTTGGTAGCTGAGAGCGAGGAGGAGGGTGAGAAGGGTGAGAATAAAagaaagaggaagaagaggaacaagaagaagaggaaggtgAAGGATAATGATTCAGAGAGCAAGGAGGACGTTGCTGATGACAATGTGGAAG ATATGCAAGATGACATTGAAAATATGGAACAAGACAACAAAGAGGAGGTGAAATTGGGTGAGGATGAACTTTATGCGTGGCTAGAGCTAAGATTGCATCCCCTTCTTATCAAGGCAATGCACAGGCTTGGGTTCAATGAACCAACACCTATACAGAAGGCTTGCATTCCTGCAGGGGCTCACCAAGGCAAG GATGTTATTGGAGCAGCTGAGACAGGTTCTGGCAAGACACTTGCTTTTGGTCTCCCTATTTTGCAGCGCCTTCTGGAAGAACGAGATAAGACCACAAGATTACATGTAGAAGATGAAAAAGTGGCGGAGGGAAGTTCTACAGGAGGCCCACTCAGAGCACTTATTTTGACACCCACCAGAGAACTTGCCAAACAG GTCTGTGATCATCTAAAAGAAGCAGCTAAGTTCTTAGGAATTCATGTTGTTCCTATCGTTGGTGGTTTATCCATGGAAAAGCAAGAACGACTTCTGAAAAAGAAACCTGAAATTGTTGTTGGAACTCCAGGAAGATTATGGGAGCTAATGTCATCAGGCAATCAGCACCTAGTTGAG CTGCATTCATTGTCATTCTTCGTGTTGGACGAGGCTGATAGAATGATAGAGCGGGGTCATTTTAAAGAAGTGCAATCTATCATTGAGATGCTTCCATTATCCAATAGTTCTGATGAGCAAACTGTAAAAGCCACATCAAGCTGTGAAACTGTGGCAAATTTGCAAATAAAGAAGAGGCAAACCTTTGTCTTCTCAGCAACGCTTGCACTTTCAGCTAATTTTCGCAAGAAGTTGAAGCGTGGGCTTTCTACTTCAAAGGCATCGACGGCTGATGATCTTAGTTCTATTGAAGAACTTTCGAAGCAGGCTGGTATGAAACCTAATGCAGAAATAGTTGATTTGACAAATGCTTCGATCTTGCCGGAGAAACTTGAAGAATCATTCATCGA GTGTAGTGATGATGATAAGGATGCCAACCTTTATTATATATTGAGTGTTCATGGGCAAGGCCGCACGATAGTATTTTGCACATCGATTTCTGCACTGCGTCACATTTCTTCCTTATTACGCACTCTTGGAATAAATGTCTTGACAAATCATGCTCAAATGCAACAAAGGGCTCGCATGAAG GCTGTGGATCGTTTCCGTGAAGGCGAGAACTCCGTTTTGGTCGCGACTGATGGTTTTGCAAGGGGCATGGACTTTGATAATGTTCGAACTGTTATCCATTATCAACTGCCACACTCAAGTGAT GTTTATATCCACAGGAGTGGAAGGACAGCGCGTAAATCATTGACTGGCTGCAGTATTGCATTAATCTCCCCTGCTGACAAAGCCAAGTTTTACTCTCTTTGCAAGTCGTTTTCAAAG GAGAACCTGCAGCAGTTTCCTGTTGATCAGGCCTACATGCCTGCAATAATGAATAGGCTCTCCCTTGCTCGGCAGATTGACAAGATATCAAGTAAAAGTTCAAAG GAAAATGCTAACAAATCCTGGCTTCAGAGGAATGCTGAATCCATGGGTTTGATATTGGAGGCTAGTGACAGCGAGGAAGAACGTGTACGGGGCCACAAGCAACGAAAGGCGACTTCGGCACAGCTCCAGAAACTTCAGCAG GATTTGAATGAACTCTTGCAACATCCCTTGCAGCCTAAGACATTCTCACGCCGCTATTTGGCCGGG GCTGGTATTTCaccattgcttcaaaagcaactAGAAGAGTTGTCCAAAAGGAATGTAAACAGTAATAGCAGTAATGACAATAATAAAGGATCGCGGTTTGTTATTATTGGCCAGGATCGTGTGGAACCGTTGCAAGCTcttcaagattctgggcaagAG ATTTGTGTGAACATGGACAAGCAAAGGGAGAAGAGAAGACTTGCTGAGAATTGGAGGCGAAAGAAACACGAAGAGAAGAAAA GCACACGAGAACAAAAGAGAAAGGACAGGAGAAGTGCTAAAGAGAGAGACTGA